A window of Pseudomonadota bacterium genomic DNA:
CCTGTATCCGTGACTACGTACATAAGTCGGCGAGCAATTGGCGACGCTCGGGTCATCGAATCGACGCAGGAATAGCATCGCTATTTCCAGGAGATAGCCAAACGGCGATCGATGGCGTGAGCGGTGTCAAGGGCCGGCGAATTATGTGCGGGATTTCGGATACAGGACACTAGTACACGGCGCATTTCCAGGCTTTGGGAGGACAGTTGGTGCAATCGCCGTCCATACAGAAACCGCCACATTTGGCAACGATCTTGAGCTTCTTGGTCACATAGTAGTAGGGACCGTCGGAGGCGGCGTCGCAGTCCACGCCCACCAGCTTTCCGCACAGGCGCTCCACCCGGCACTCCTTGCCGAAGCGCTTGACGACGGCCCGCTTCAGCCGCGGGCTGGCCTTGTCTCCAGGCACGTGGGGCTTGACGGTGGGCTTCTTGGTACCGGCTGCGGATTGCACTTCGCCTGGGTCGCACTCGTCCTCGATGCCCGCATACGGCTTGGACTGGGAGCCGCCCTGCGTCTTGTCATCCGACGCCTCGCCGTCCGACGGCCGTGGCTTTCCGAGCACGGGAGGAGCTGCCCCGCGGGCAGGGACGGATGGCGCCGCTGCCTGGGCCTGCGCGGGCGTGACCTGGGTTGGCGTAGCCACGGCTGTGCTGGTCGGTGCTGGCGCGGGAGCGGGTGCAGGCGCCGCCGCCGGGACCTGCGTAGGGGCTGCCGCGTGCGCCGGGACGGAACCCAGTTCCCCCGCTGACTCCGAACCCGGCGGGATGTCTTCGGGCTGCGAGCCCTTGCCTCGTGCGCCTGAGCAAGCGGCGACCAGGGACATTAGCAGCGTCAAGGCTGTCCGACGGGTACATCCTGCGCGTTCAACGCAACTGGCGCGCGACAAAGCAACGGGAGCTGACCGGTGTACCAGCCGGTTTGTGTGAACGAACTGCATGCCACGGTCTGCTTTATGCATCTCTGATCCTCCTTGCCAGCCCGGCGGCTCAACGATAGCTGGGTGCATCTCACAGCGCGGCTCGGGTGGGCCGTATTCCCTGCATACCGGTGGGACGCCAGCAGGGACAAAATGCTTCAATCTCCCCGCGACCCGGCCCAAGCTACCATGGCGGAGTGGTTCTGCGCAGCGAGAGTCGCGGTAGGGACGGGCCTTAGCTCTGAGGGTTCGGCCCGCCCCCCGCACAGATCCCAGCGAGCGGCACTACCGCACTGGGCTCCTACCTCGGGTGATGACGCCAAGTCGCTTTGCTCGACTCCGACGATTCGGGGATGCGTCTCAAGTCGCTCGACCAGAGCCTCAAGCTCCTCGTCGAAGGCGTGAGGCGCCTTGTCCCGATTCGCGATCCACCACTTGCGAGCGCGTGCAATCTCGCGCGCAGCCCGGCGGGAGAGCTCAACGACCGGAATCCGCTTCGACCCCGCTTCGCAGCTCGGCGAGGAATTCGCGAGCGTTGACCGTCTCACCTTTGGTGCACTCGGCTTCGCGCTCAAGCAGCTCGTGTTCTTCCGCTTCCGTGAGATCAAACACGTCCTGTCTGATCTCCTCGAGCGCCTGCTTCGCGAGCTCCAACTTCATGTCGTCCAACTCATCGACGAGCGTGTGAACGAAGTCCCGAGTCTTCACGTCGATGAGTGTAGCTTAGTGTGAGGGGCGGACTGCGCGACCTGGTAGCGGGCCTGGATCTTTAGGAAGTGATGGCCATGCGGGTCTCGGCGTGACGCACACTTTGCGACGGGGATCTAATCGGCATCGGTGAGTAGATCGTGCTTCATCCGCATCAGTTTCGCCAGTGTCCTGGACCCTGGATTACGCTAGCCTCTACAGGGCAGGCAGCGAGCTCGCTCGCCGGATTACTGCAAGTGCCTGCTCGTGGAGCTGGCTGTTGCTAGCTACCAGCTTTCCCTTCCGCGGGTCGGCCGGTGCGCCGTCGTAATCGCTCAGGCGGCCGCCGGCTTCCAGTACGGCGACCGCGGCCGCGCTCATGTCCCAGGCCTGGAGTTTTTGCTCCCAGTACAGATCGTAGGTTCCGTCAGCCACCAGGCACAGATCGATCGCCGCGGAGCCGCAACGCCGGACATCCCTGACCTGTCGTTTGAAGGCGACGAACTCGCGGTAGTTGTTGTCCCGGCTGGTGCGGCTGTCGTAGGGAAAGCCCGTGGCGCACAGTGCGTCTCCCAGATCGCTCGTGGCGGACACGCGACAGGTCTCGCTGTTACGAAAGGCGCCCTGTCCAGCCGCTGCGGTCCAGCACGTGCCGAGGACGGGGGCGTGAACCACGCCCACCACGGGTACGTCCTCGAAGTAGAGTCCGAGCGACACCGCGAAAAATGGGTGGCCATGGGCGAAGTTCGTGGTGCCGTCTATCGGATCCACATACCAGGTGAATGGCCGTTCGCTTTGCCGATGGGCCTCCTCGGCGATGATCGCGTGATCCGGAAAGACCCTCGCCAGCCGCTCGCAAATGAGCTCCTCGCTGCGCAGGTCGTAGTCGGTGACCAGGTCGATAGCCCCCTTTTTGCGAACCTGGCGCGAGGTTAGGCTGCCGGCGCGATAGCCGCGCGCAAGCAGCTCCCCTGCTTCCTTTGCCAGATCGCTTGCGACGACCACGATATCTCTCAGCGTATCTGGATCGGGGTTCGTCATCGGTGAGCAGACCCGAAAGCCGGCGGGCGCTCGAACACCAGTAGATGCGCGCGCCGGACGCCTGACAGCGATCGAAGCTCCAGCGTCGCGTCAGGCAAAGCCGTATCGGTGCACATGCGCAGCCGAGGTGCGTAGCCCGCTTGGCGGGTCATGGGCTTGCCGTTGGCGACCAAGCGTAGCTCGATCTCGCCTGCTTCGCCGGCGACCACCGCATGCGCTCGCAGGCAGCGGTCGGCCTCCAAGGGCAGGGGCAGGCTCGGAGCCGAGCCATCCTGGCTCAGAGTCACCTCGTGCCCGGACGCTGCAAGATCCTGTCGCGGCCGGAAGCCAGCGGCTCGGGCCTGTTCCCGCGCTTCCAAGAGGTGACCCAGGCTTTTTTCGGTTGCGCCGGCGGGCAGATCGCGGGGCGTGGATCTAGACCAGACCTCGATGGCAAAGCGACCGTAGCCGGAACGCGCGACGACAATCGCTTGGGCTCTTCGCCGCTTGCTCGAGCAGAGCCGGACTGCGGCGCTCGCGTTCTTTCCGTCCTTGAACCCCAGCTGACGGCCGTCTTCGTCCAGGACCGTGAGGCTTAGACGACCGAGTCCGCGGCCACCGGTCACTGCAACCACCGAGCACGCGCCGCCAGGGAGCACGAGCGCGCGCTGTGTGGCCTCGCCCCACGACAGCGACCCGAGTGTGCGCCGGCCAGAGCGACGGTAGTCTTGTCGATTGGCCGAGGCAAAGCGAGCCAGCGCCTTGCCCAGGGGACGCTTGGACAAACGTGTGCCGGCGCGCGAGCCAAGCCAGAGCGCGTTGTTGCCGCCGATCGTGGCGTGCGAGCCACGGTAGAAGGCCACCAGTGCCAGCCCCTGACCCGTTTCAGCGTGCACTTCGGCCGAGAACTGCGCGTCGCGGTCGGAGCAGAACTGCACGGCGGCGTCCGGCCAGGGGGCGAGGTCGTGTGCGAGCTCCCGGCCCTCCTCGTCGTAGATCCTGAGATCGAGGTTGGCCAATCCCGGTCCCGCAAAGCCCACCACCGCGTAGCACGTGGCCGGGTCGACGTCGAGCGCCATGCGCACGCGCTGCCTCGCTGCCAGCGGGACGCGAAGCGGTCCCTGCCAGGCCGCGAAACCGCGGCGCTCGAGGCCCTCCCACAGGGTCCGTAGACGGTTGAGCTCACCGGAGTCGGGCTGCGCCGAAACGGAGCCCCGTGCCGCCGCCGGGCCGGCTCCGCCGCCCATTACGGCCTGCGCGGACCCGAGCCGACTGCGATCACCGTAGAATCCCGCCACCATGAAGGAGCCGGCGCCGTGGTAAAGCCGCAGGCTGTAGTAGAAACGCTGGGACACCGGACCGACACAGACCTGGAGCGTGGGATGCGCGTCGGGCTGTGCGTCCTGGGCTACCGGGCTGCCATCCGGTGCGTAGAGCGTTGCGTCGAGGTCGCGGACGGCGTCGGACGCTAGTGCGACCAGGGTCAAGCACTGACGCGGCCCCACATCGACCGGTAGCGTCCGATGGCTTCCTGCCGGCATGAACCCGCGGATGCCG
This region includes:
- a CDS encoding inositol monophosphatase, with the translated sequence MTNPDPDTLRDIVVVASDLAKEAGELLARGYRAGSLTSRQVRKKGAIDLVTDYDLRSEELICERLARVFPDHAIIAEEAHRQSERPFTWYVDPIDGTTNFAHGHPFFAVSLGLYFEDVPVVGVVHAPVLGTCWTAAAGQGAFRNSETCRVSATSDLGDALCATGFPYDSRTSRDNNYREFVAFKRQVRDVRRCGSAAIDLCLVADGTYDLYWEQKLQAWDMSAAAVAVLEAGGRLSDYDGAPADPRKGKLVASNSQLHEQALAVIRRASSLPAL